The Symphalangus syndactylus isolate Jambi chromosome 8, NHGRI_mSymSyn1-v2.1_pri, whole genome shotgun sequence genome includes a window with the following:
- the RNASE2 gene encoding non-secretory ribonuclease — MVPKLFTSQICLLLLLGLMGVEGSLHAKPRQFTWAQWFEIQHINMTSQQCTNAMRVINNYQWRCKNQNTFLRTTFANVVNVCGNPNMTCPSNKTRKNCHQSGSQVPLIHCNLTTPSPQNISNCGYAQTPANMFYIVACDNRDQRRDPPQYPVVPVHLDRII, encoded by the coding sequence ATGGTTCCAAAACTGTTCACTTCCCAAATTTGTCTGCTTCTTCTGTTGGGGCTTATGGGTGTGGAGGGCTCACTCCATGCCAAACCCCGACAGTTTACCTGGGCTCAGTGGTTTGAAATCCAGCACATCAATATGACCTCCCAGCAATGCACCAATGCAATGCGGGTCATTAACAATTATCAATGGCGATGCAAAAACCAAAATACTTTTCTTCGTACCACTTTTGCTAATGTAGTTAATGTTTGTGGTAACCCAAATATGACATGTCCTAGTAACAAAACTCGCAAAAATTGTCATCAAAGTGGAAGCCAGGTGCCTTTAATCCACTGTAACCTCACAACTCCAAGTCCACAGAATATTTCAAACTGCGGGTATGCGCAGACACCAGCAAACATGTTCTATATAGTTGCATGTGACAACAGAGATCAACGACGGGACCCTCCACAGTATCCAGTAGTTCCAGTTCACCTGGATAGAATCATCTAA